One genomic segment of Micromonospora sp. WMMC415 includes these proteins:
- a CDS encoding aminotransferase class V-fold PLP-dependent enzyme: protein MTLTLVPPPVPSRAAAGPLDVLGVPGQINLDYAATAPCARAAADAVAELLPWYASVHRGAGALSRRCTLAYERARQTVGDFVGARADDHVVFTRNTTDALNLLARALPPGATVVTFGGEHHANLLPWPRGSVRLPVPEDPAGAVRALDAALGELRRGTTPDRDLPVLVAVTGASNVTGERWPVAELARVARRHRARIAVDAAQLAPHAPVDLHVLDVDYLAVSGHKLYAPFGAGVLVGRADWLDAAPPYLAGGGATSHVGAATHDVRWATGPARHEAGTPNLLGAVALAAVCGALSGADRAALHDAEQALLARLRDGIAALPHVVELRTFGPDAPRVGIASFVVAGRDSAEVAAHLAAHHDIGVRDGLFCAHPLARRLLTEAAGRSGRRDLPPTALRASIGLGSTEEHVDALLAALATLG from the coding sequence ATGACCCTCACTCTCGTACCCCCGCCGGTGCCGTCGCGGGCGGCGGCCGGGCCGCTCGACGTGCTCGGCGTACCCGGTCAGATCAACCTCGACTACGCGGCCACCGCGCCCTGCGCGCGGGCCGCGGCCGACGCGGTGGCGGAGCTGCTGCCCTGGTACGCGAGCGTGCACCGGGGCGCCGGGGCGCTGTCGCGGCGCTGCACGCTGGCCTACGAGCGGGCCCGGCAGACGGTCGGCGACTTCGTCGGCGCCCGGGCGGACGACCACGTGGTCTTCACCCGGAACACCACGGACGCGCTCAACCTGCTGGCCCGGGCGCTGCCGCCCGGGGCCACGGTGGTGACGTTCGGCGGGGAACACCACGCCAACCTGCTGCCCTGGCCGCGCGGCTCGGTACGGCTGCCGGTGCCGGAGGACCCGGCCGGGGCGGTCCGCGCGCTCGACGCCGCCCTCGGCGAGCTGCGCCGGGGCACCACCCCCGACCGGGACCTGCCGGTGCTGGTCGCGGTGACCGGGGCGAGCAACGTGACCGGCGAGCGGTGGCCGGTCGCCGAGCTGGCCCGGGTGGCCCGCCGGCACCGGGCCCGGATCGCGGTGGACGCCGCCCAGCTCGCCCCGCACGCCCCCGTCGACCTCCACGTTCTCGACGTCGACTACCTGGCCGTCTCCGGCCACAAGCTGTACGCGCCGTTCGGCGCGGGCGTCCTCGTCGGGCGGGCCGACTGGCTGGACGCGGCACCGCCGTACCTGGCGGGTGGCGGGGCGACCAGCCACGTCGGGGCGGCCACCCACGACGTCCGGTGGGCGACCGGGCCGGCCCGGCACGAGGCCGGCACCCCGAACCTCCTCGGCGCGGTGGCCCTCGCCGCGGTGTGCGGCGCGCTCAGCGGAGCCGACCGCGCCGCGCTCCACGACGCCGAGCAGGCGCTGCTGGCCCGGCTGCGCGACGGCATCGCGGCGCTGCCGCACGTGGTGGAGCTGCGCACCTTCGGCCCGGACGCGCCGCGGGTGGGGATCGCCTCGTTCGTGGTGGCCGGCCGGGACTCGGCCGAGGTCGCGGCCCACCTCGCCGCGCATCACGACATCGGGGTACGCGACGGCCTGTTCTGCGCCCACCCGCTCGCCCGCCGCCTGCTCACCGAGGCGGCCGGGCGCAGCGGCCGGCGTGACCTGCCGCCGACGGCGCTCCGGGCCAGCATCGGCCTGGGCAGCACCGAGGAGCACGTGGACGCGCTGCTCGCCGCGCTCGCCACGCTGGGCTGA
- a CDS encoding S8 family serine peptidase, translated as MQPERPGHLAPTPHGAEPGSPWAVVAAVATGLWIVGLVVLSQFGGWLADQILLASGLDRAVWLWPVVAVAVVLLAGTPALALALAPRSAAVRTTGRVWLGGLLAFGAFVLLRALPPVHHEAYLAALAATAALAALVVRRLRRRAAVTPVAAPPGGPTAAAPGRPAAPGVATGPPTAPNAPDGPPPAPEPAAGSDGGADEHRPWAQGRVSRPAPVTLLGFAGGLALLLPWVWIGALGGLLETLLAGLAAAAVGVLAAALLGDAFWSRFAVGTPPRPARLVLVGGLVAGVALLPLGAGVGQSGAQLPLLLTLPPAGFALAALAAAGRRTAAGGGAATAWLVGLAVFGPLAWTDDEEISVVLAATRDVPFWVSVAAGAGLAVAVLLAVGYGVLLARRHAATPRRAVAAVAAAVLLLTTGLVAVGPGQPGLHGERLFVVLREQADLSDVPTTTGRAGRDARAREVYRRLVETAERTQADLRRDLRRVRLDHTPYYLVNAIEVDGGPAVRAWLASRSEVDRVLVSQRIRPLPAPAAPARGGAPAPGGPTWNVRLIGADRVWSELGVTGAGVTVGSSDSGVDGAHPALAGGFRGGGDSWYDPWDATATPTDQGGHGTHTLGSAVGRNGVGVAPGASWTGCVNLDRNLGNPAYYLGCLQFMLAPFPAGGDPFTDGRPDRAPDILTNSWGCPAIEGCDPRALRPATAALDAAGILTVAAAGNTGPHCRSVDDPPAPYDDVLTVGAVDRQRRVAQFSSRGPAPGGAAKPDLVAPGDKVLSAMPGGGYAELSGTSMATPQVAGVAALMWSANPALVGDLPRTRRILTETAAPAVPGNDTCGDQRNVTGAGLVDAYAAVRAAQR; from the coding sequence GTGCAGCCTGAACGCCCGGGACATCTCGCCCCGACTCCGCACGGCGCAGAGCCGGGAAGCCCCTGGGCGGTGGTGGCCGCCGTGGCCACCGGGCTGTGGATCGTCGGGCTCGTCGTGCTGTCCCAGTTCGGTGGCTGGCTGGCCGACCAGATCCTGCTGGCCTCCGGGCTGGACCGGGCGGTCTGGCTCTGGCCCGTGGTGGCCGTCGCCGTCGTGCTCCTGGCCGGTACACCCGCCCTGGCCCTGGCCCTGGCGCCCCGCTCCGCCGCCGTCCGCACCACCGGTCGCGTCTGGCTGGGCGGGCTGCTCGCGTTCGGCGCGTTCGTCCTGCTCCGGGCGCTACCGCCGGTGCACCACGAGGCGTACCTGGCCGCACTGGCCGCCACCGCCGCGCTGGCCGCACTCGTCGTGCGGCGGCTGCGCCGGCGGGCGGCGGTCACCCCCGTCGCCGCGCCGCCGGGCGGACCCACCGCGGCTGCCCCGGGCCGGCCGGCCGCACCGGGCGTCGCGACCGGACCCCCGACCGCGCCGAACGCCCCGGACGGACCCCCGCCGGCACCGGAGCCGGCGGCCGGCAGCGACGGCGGGGCGGACGAGCACCGGCCCTGGGCCCAGGGAAGGGTGTCGCGTCCCGCTCCGGTGACGCTGCTCGGGTTCGCGGGCGGCCTCGCGCTGCTGCTGCCCTGGGTGTGGATCGGTGCGCTCGGCGGGCTGCTGGAGACGCTGCTCGCCGGGCTCGCCGCCGCGGCGGTCGGCGTACTGGCCGCCGCGTTGCTCGGCGACGCCTTCTGGTCCCGGTTCGCCGTCGGCACGCCGCCGCGACCGGCCCGCCTGGTCCTGGTCGGCGGCCTGGTCGCCGGCGTCGCACTGCTGCCGCTCGGCGCGGGCGTCGGGCAGTCCGGCGCGCAACTGCCGCTCCTGCTGACCCTCCCCCCGGCCGGATTCGCGCTGGCGGCCCTGGCCGCGGCGGGGCGGCGCACGGCGGCCGGCGGCGGGGCCGCGACCGCCTGGCTGGTCGGGCTCGCCGTGTTCGGCCCACTCGCCTGGACCGACGACGAGGAGATCAGCGTCGTCCTGGCGGCCACCCGCGACGTGCCGTTCTGGGTGTCGGTCGCCGCCGGCGCCGGGCTCGCCGTCGCGGTCCTGCTCGCCGTCGGGTACGGCGTGCTGCTCGCCCGGCGGCACGCCGCCACGCCCCGGCGGGCCGTGGCCGCGGTGGCCGCCGCCGTCCTGCTGCTCACGACGGGGCTCGTGGCCGTGGGGCCGGGACAGCCCGGCCTGCACGGCGAGCGGCTCTTCGTGGTGCTGCGGGAGCAGGCCGACCTGAGCGACGTACCGACCACGACCGGCCGCGCCGGCCGCGACGCCCGGGCCCGGGAGGTCTACCGGCGGCTCGTCGAGACGGCCGAGCGTACGCAGGCCGACCTGCGCCGCGACCTGCGCCGCGTCCGGCTGGACCACACCCCGTACTACCTGGTCAACGCGATCGAGGTCGACGGGGGGCCGGCGGTGCGGGCCTGGCTCGCCAGCCGCTCCGAGGTGGACCGGGTCCTGGTCAGCCAGCGGATCCGTCCGCTGCCCGCGCCGGCCGCCCCCGCCCGCGGCGGCGCCCCCGCACCCGGCGGTCCCACCTGGAACGTCCGGCTGATCGGCGCCGACCGGGTCTGGTCCGAGCTGGGCGTCACCGGTGCGGGCGTGACGGTGGGCAGCTCCGACTCCGGGGTGGACGGCGCGCACCCGGCGCTCGCCGGCGGCTTCCGGGGCGGCGGCGATTCCTGGTACGACCCCTGGGACGCCACCGCCACCCCGACCGACCAGGGCGGGCACGGGACCCACACGCTGGGCAGCGCCGTCGGCCGCAACGGCGTCGGAGTGGCTCCCGGCGCCTCCTGGACCGGCTGCGTCAACCTGGACCGCAACCTCGGCAACCCCGCCTACTACCTGGGCTGCCTCCAGTTCATGCTGGCGCCCTTCCCGGCCGGCGGGGACCCGTTCACCGACGGCCGCCCGGACCGCGCTCCCGACATCCTGACCAACTCGTGGGGCTGCCCGGCGATCGAGGGCTGCGACCCGCGTGCGCTGCGGCCGGCCACCGCCGCTCTGGACGCCGCCGGCATCCTGACGGTCGCCGCCGCCGGCAACACCGGGCCGCACTGCCGCTCGGTCGACGACCCGCCGGCCCCGTACGACGACGTGCTGACCGTCGGTGCGGTCGACCGGCAACGGCGGGTGGCGCAGTTCTCCTCGCGCGGCCCGGCTCCCGGCGGAGCGGCCAAGCCCGACCTGGTGGCGCCCGGCGACAAGGTGCTCTCGGCGATGCCCGGTGGCGGGTACGCCGAACTGAGCGGCACGTCCATGGCGACCCCGCAGGTGGCGGGTGTGGCGGCGCTGATGTGGTCGGCGAACCCGGCGCTGGTCGGTGACCTCCCCCGGACCCGGCGGATCCTGACCGAGACCGCGGCTCCGGCCGTGCCCGGCAACGACACGTGCGGCGACCAGCGGAACGTGACCGGCGCCGGCCTCGTCGACGCGTACGCCGCCGTCCGCGCCGCCCAGCGGTAA
- a CDS encoding aromatic acid exporter family protein has product MDVDGARIAEAVNQLHHRGKATLHDRLHRVRMAMGLAVQAGLAAGLSWLAAHELLGNPQPVFAPISAVGTLAVSVGQRFRRTVELIVGVAVGVALGDLLIYLLGTGAWQLGLVVTSAIILTVFAGASVAIVIQAAATAVLIVTLSPQTENLEIPRFVDAFVGGGIALLVTALLLPLNPLRVLNRAARPALDLLAAQLDGAADGLRERDRDKVQRALERLRDNKEELAAFGEAIEGAKETAMLSPARWHRRNELAHYSEAADPIDRAMRNSGTLIRRAVTLIEDEEPIPDPMPDAVAHLAESVRLLKHEFAVGEEAEKARERSLRAVSEAGRAYAEGVGFSGSVVVAQVRTTASDLLVASGISQEEANRWIRRSFGELEQSPGRPAEPAEGGPKPPTAPPIG; this is encoded by the coding sequence GTGGACGTCGACGGCGCGCGGATCGCCGAGGCGGTGAACCAGCTGCACCACCGTGGGAAGGCGACCCTGCACGACCGCCTGCACCGCGTCCGCATGGCGATGGGCCTCGCCGTCCAGGCCGGACTCGCCGCCGGGCTGTCCTGGCTCGCGGCGCACGAGCTGCTCGGCAACCCGCAGCCCGTCTTCGCGCCGATCTCGGCGGTCGGCACCCTGGCCGTCTCGGTGGGCCAGCGGTTCCGGCGGACGGTCGAGCTGATCGTCGGGGTGGCGGTCGGGGTGGCCCTCGGCGACCTCCTCATCTACCTGCTGGGCACCGGCGCCTGGCAGCTCGGCCTCGTCGTGACCTCGGCGATCATCCTGACCGTCTTCGCCGGGGCCAGCGTGGCCATCGTCATCCAGGCGGCGGCCACCGCCGTGCTGATCGTGACGCTCAGCCCGCAGACGGAGAACCTGGAGATACCCCGGTTCGTCGACGCGTTCGTCGGCGGTGGCATCGCCCTGCTGGTCACCGCGTTGCTGCTGCCGCTCAACCCGCTGCGGGTGCTCAACCGGGCCGCCCGCCCCGCGCTGGACCTGCTCGCCGCGCAGCTCGACGGCGCCGCCGACGGGCTGCGCGAACGGGACCGGGACAAGGTCCAGCGGGCGTTGGAACGGCTGCGCGACAACAAGGAGGAGCTGGCCGCGTTCGGCGAGGCGATCGAGGGCGCCAAGGAGACCGCGATGCTGTCGCCGGCGCGCTGGCACCGGCGCAACGAACTCGCGCACTACTCGGAGGCGGCCGACCCGATCGACCGCGCGATGCGCAACAGCGGCACCCTGATCCGGCGCGCCGTCACGCTCATCGAGGACGAGGAGCCGATCCCCGACCCGATGCCGGACGCGGTTGCCCACCTCGCCGAGTCGGTGCGGCTGCTCAAGCACGAGTTCGCCGTCGGGGAGGAGGCCGAGAAGGCCCGCGAGCGGTCACTGCGCGCGGTCAGCGAGGCCGGCCGCGCGTACGCGGAGGGCGTGGGCTTCTCCGGCAGCGTGGTGGTCGCGCAGGTGCGTACCACCGCGAGCGACCTGCTGGTCGCCTCCGGCATCAGCCAGGAGGAGGCGAACCGCTGGATCCGTAGGTCCTTCGGCGAGCTGGAGCAGTCGCCGGGGCGGCCGGCCGAACCGGCGGAGGGCGGCCCGAAGCCGCCCACCGCCCCGCCGATCGGCTGA
- a CDS encoding PrsW family intramembrane metalloprotease has protein sequence MADTPPGAAPPPPTAAPVPPPAEGLTKAPRRRVSWVRALVLAVVILFIAGCAVFMVWTLGESLGGEALLIGVIAAVLPVPVLVSCFLWLDRYEPEPLKYLIFCFAWGAFVSTAASLTVNNFAADSFERLNLPTTLTAVLVAPFIEELTKALGPILLLIFRRREFSGITDALVYCGLSAIGFAMVENILYLGGYGYATGVERYGPATGTQQVIAIFIVRILLFGFAHPLFTSMTGVGLGIAARAADRRVRVLAPVAGLLLAMMLHGAWNLLPTLTQATGQPLILLYGFIGVMVPIFFGMVGLAVWLRSWEGRLTERTLPDYVRAGWLTPPEVAALSSLGRRHAARVWAKRVSGDAGLKAMRGYQFAATRLALLRDEMRRGLDRRPVDRERAAAEERHLLQTIAGYRAYFVGRDPQAPVGVWDGHRYHLRFPDGSQRPVDAPDEPVVPIPVVLAPPPPAFPPGYGPPPGWYGVRPPAPWPHAGH, from the coding sequence ATGGCCGACACCCCGCCCGGCGCGGCCCCGCCGCCGCCGACCGCCGCCCCTGTCCCCCCGCCGGCCGAGGGCCTGACGAAGGCCCCCCGGCGTCGGGTCAGCTGGGTACGCGCCCTGGTGCTGGCCGTGGTGATCCTCTTCATCGCCGGCTGTGCGGTCTTCATGGTCTGGACCCTCGGCGAGAGCCTCGGCGGCGAGGCGCTGCTGATCGGGGTCATCGCGGCGGTCCTGCCGGTTCCGGTGCTGGTGTCCTGCTTCCTCTGGCTCGACCGGTACGAGCCGGAGCCACTGAAGTACCTGATCTTCTGCTTCGCCTGGGGGGCGTTCGTCTCCACCGCCGCCTCCCTGACGGTGAACAACTTCGCCGCCGACTCGTTCGAGCGGCTGAACCTCCCGACCACGCTCACCGCGGTGCTGGTCGCGCCGTTCATCGAGGAGTTGACCAAGGCGCTCGGGCCGATCCTCCTGCTGATCTTCCGGCGCCGGGAGTTCTCCGGCATCACCGACGCCCTGGTCTACTGCGGGCTCTCCGCGATCGGCTTCGCCATGGTGGAGAACATCCTGTACCTCGGCGGCTACGGGTACGCGACCGGTGTGGAACGGTACGGCCCGGCGACCGGGACGCAGCAGGTCATCGCGATCTTCATCGTGCGGATCCTGCTCTTCGGGTTCGCCCACCCGCTCTTCACGTCGATGACCGGCGTGGGCCTCGGCATCGCCGCCCGTGCGGCCGACCGGCGGGTACGGGTGCTCGCACCGGTCGCCGGCCTGCTGCTGGCGATGATGCTGCACGGCGCCTGGAACCTGCTGCCCACCCTCACCCAGGCCACCGGCCAGCCGCTGATCCTGCTGTACGGCTTCATCGGCGTGATGGTGCCGATCTTCTTCGGCATGGTGGGGCTCGCCGTCTGGCTACGGTCCTGGGAGGGGCGGCTCACCGAGCGCACCCTGCCGGACTACGTCCGGGCCGGCTGGCTCACCCCGCCGGAGGTGGCGGCGCTCAGCAGCCTCGGGCGCCGGCACGCGGCCCGGGTGTGGGCCAAGCGGGTAAGCGGCGACGCGGGCCTGAAGGCGATGCGCGGGTACCAGTTCGCGGCGACCCGGCTCGCGCTGCTCCGCGACGAGATGCGGCGCGGTCTGGACCGCCGGCCCGTCGACCGGGAGCGGGCGGCCGCGGAGGAACGGCACCTGCTCCAGACGATCGCCGGCTACCGGGCGTACTTCGTGGGCCGGGATCCGCAGGCGCCGGTCGGCGTCTGGGACGGGCACCGGTACCACCTGCGCTTCCCGGACGGCTCCCAGCGACCCGTGGACGCCCCGGACGAGCCGGTCGTCCCGATTCCCGTCGTACTGGCCCCGCCACCCCCCGCTTTCCCGCCCGGCTACGGCCCGCCGCCCGGCTGGTACGGCGTCCGCCCGCCGGCTCCGTGGCCGCACGCCGGTCACTGA
- a CDS encoding FAD-binding oxidoreductase, whose product MGPLLDELRAALGADAVLTDPDLLRMHERDEADLCASGTPLVVTRPRDTAQVAAVVRTAARHGVPVVPQGARTGLAGAANAVDGAVVISTAALDAILEIDPVSRIAVVQPGVVNATLAAAVAKHGLWYPPDPGSWESSTIGGNVATNAGGMCCVKYGVTTEYVLGLEVVLASGEVLRTGRRTAKGVAGYDLTRLFVGSEGTLGVITEVTVALRPAPAESLTMVAVFPSTTAAGAAVAEIAAQGLSPSLLELLDQTHLRAIEAYRPMGLRTDAQALLLAAVDTGSRATEDLAGLAAVCEAAGADEVYAATDAVEAAALLQARRLAHPAMEKFAADTYPAGNGGLVIDDVAVPRGALAAMLDGVARIAAECDVPIGVVGHAGDGNLHPNIVVDRADPASLERGRRAFDEIMRLGLDLGGTCTGEHGVGLLKRDWLAREIGPVGVRVHQAIKAALDPTGLLNPGKVL is encoded by the coding sequence ATGGGTCCCCTCCTCGACGAACTGCGTGCCGCGCTCGGCGCCGACGCGGTGCTGACCGATCCGGACCTGCTCCGGATGCACGAACGGGACGAGGCGGACCTCTGCGCCTCCGGCACGCCCCTCGTGGTCACCCGTCCGCGTGACACCGCCCAGGTGGCGGCTGTCGTCCGGACGGCGGCCCGGCACGGCGTACCCGTGGTGCCGCAGGGAGCTCGCACCGGGCTGGCCGGCGCGGCGAACGCGGTCGACGGCGCCGTGGTGATCAGCACGGCGGCGCTGGACGCGATCCTGGAGATCGACCCGGTCAGCCGGATCGCCGTGGTGCAGCCCGGGGTGGTCAACGCGACGCTCGCCGCCGCCGTCGCCAAGCACGGCCTGTGGTACCCGCCCGACCCCGGCTCCTGGGAGTCGTCGACCATCGGCGGGAACGTCGCCACCAACGCCGGCGGCATGTGCTGCGTCAAGTACGGCGTGACCACCGAGTACGTGCTCGGCCTGGAGGTGGTGCTCGCCTCCGGCGAGGTGCTGCGCACCGGCCGGCGGACCGCCAAGGGCGTGGCCGGGTACGACCTGACCCGGCTCTTCGTCGGCTCCGAGGGCACCCTCGGCGTGATCACCGAGGTGACCGTCGCGCTGCGTCCCGCCCCGGCGGAGTCGCTGACCATGGTCGCGGTCTTCCCCTCCACCACCGCCGCCGGCGCCGCCGTGGCGGAGATCGCCGCCCAGGGGCTCTCCCCCAGCCTGCTGGAGCTGCTCGACCAGACGCACCTGCGGGCGATCGAGGCGTACCGCCCGATGGGGCTGCGGACGGACGCGCAGGCGCTCCTGCTGGCCGCCGTGGACACCGGCTCGCGGGCCACCGAGGACCTGGCCGGCCTCGCGGCGGTCTGCGAGGCGGCCGGCGCCGACGAGGTGTACGCGGCCACCGACGCGGTGGAGGCGGCGGCGCTGCTCCAGGCGCGGCGGCTGGCGCACCCGGCGATGGAGAAGTTCGCCGCCGACACGTACCCGGCCGGCAACGGCGGGCTGGTCATCGACGACGTGGCGGTGCCCCGCGGGGCGCTGGCCGCCATGCTCGACGGGGTGGCGCGGATCGCCGCCGAGTGCGACGTGCCGATCGGCGTCGTGGGTCACGCCGGCGACGGCAACCTGCACCCCAACATCGTGGTGGACCGGGCGGATCCGGCCAGCCTGGAACGCGGCCGCCGGGCCTTCGACGAGATCATGCGGCTGGGGCTCGACCTGGGCGGCACCTGCACCGGCGAGCACGGGGTCGGCCTGCTCAAGCGGGACTGGCTGGCCCGCGAGATCGGCCCGGTGGGCGTACGGGTGCACCAGGCGATCAAGGCCGCGCTCGACCCGACCGGCCTGCTCAACCCCGGCAAGGTCCTCTGA
- a CDS encoding glycerol-3-phosphate dehydrogenase/oxidase, which yields MRDPNVSRAAAGQLSPQRRAADLRRLAAERFDVLVIGGGATGAGAALDAASRGLKVALVEARDYAAGTSSRSSKLIHGGLRYLEQLEFHLVHEALTERGLLATRLAPHLVRPVPFLVPLPAGQGLRDLPARVFRRSYYGAGVATYDIFAGIFGGGRGMPLHRHLTREGARRTFPSLKAEGLAGAIRYYDGQVDDARLVVTLARTAASLGATVVTSARAVGLIRQAREVTGVRVRDLEAPAGSPDAEFEVRARTVIAATGVWSDDMSRMLNDVGLRPGLRVRASKGVHLVVPRSAITGETGLILRTATSVLFVIPWGGHWIIGTTDTDWRLDRSHPAASARDIEYLLTQVNTVLDRPLTTADIEGVYAGLRPLLAGEADSTSKLSREHAVFEPMLGLLLVAGGKYTTYRVMASDVVDRAAHRMGSVRPSRTADLPLLGADGYAAMWRDRADLARRHAVPVGVVEHLLERYGTLTLELLALVDADPLLASPLAGAPEYLAAEVTYAARAEGALHLEDVLTRRTRISIETAHRGLESAEHAAELMGAVLGWDAEVRAREIAHYRARVEAERNSQLMPDDATADAARLGAPDVRGFAADRGGDGDSVELPSSSR from the coding sequence GTGCGCGACCCCAACGTCTCCCGAGCGGCCGCCGGCCAGCTCTCCCCGCAGCGGCGGGCCGCCGACCTGCGCCGCCTGGCCGCGGAGCGCTTCGACGTCCTGGTGATCGGCGGCGGGGCGACCGGCGCGGGCGCCGCGCTGGACGCCGCCTCGCGCGGCCTCAAGGTCGCCCTGGTCGAGGCGCGCGACTACGCCGCCGGCACGTCCAGCCGGTCCAGCAAGCTGATCCACGGCGGCCTGCGCTACCTGGAGCAGCTCGAGTTCCACCTGGTCCACGAGGCGCTCACCGAACGGGGGCTGCTCGCCACCCGCCTCGCGCCGCATCTGGTCCGGCCGGTGCCGTTCCTGGTGCCGCTCCCGGCCGGGCAGGGCCTGCGCGACCTGCCTGCCCGCGTCTTCCGTCGCTCCTACTACGGGGCCGGAGTGGCGACGTACGACATTTTCGCCGGGATCTTCGGCGGCGGCCGGGGGATGCCCCTGCACCGGCACCTGACCCGGGAGGGCGCCCGCCGGACCTTCCCCAGCCTCAAGGCGGAGGGCCTGGCCGGCGCCATCCGGTACTACGACGGCCAGGTCGACGACGCCCGCCTGGTGGTCACCCTCGCCCGGACCGCCGCCAGCCTCGGCGCGACCGTGGTGACCAGTGCCCGCGCCGTCGGTCTCATCCGGCAGGCCCGGGAGGTCACCGGGGTCCGTGTCCGCGACCTGGAGGCGCCGGCCGGCTCCCCGGACGCCGAGTTCGAGGTACGCGCCCGGACCGTCATCGCCGCCACCGGCGTGTGGAGCGACGACATGTCGCGGATGCTCAACGACGTCGGGCTGCGCCCCGGCCTCCGGGTCCGTGCCTCCAAGGGCGTACACCTGGTGGTGCCCCGGTCGGCGATCACCGGCGAGACCGGGCTGATCCTGCGTACCGCGACGAGCGTGCTCTTCGTCATCCCGTGGGGCGGGCACTGGATCATCGGGACCACCGACACCGACTGGCGGCTCGACCGGTCCCACCCGGCCGCCTCCGCGCGCGACATCGAGTACCTGCTGACGCAGGTCAACACCGTCCTGGACCGGCCCCTCACCACCGCCGACATCGAGGGCGTGTACGCGGGCCTGCGACCGCTGCTGGCCGGCGAGGCGGACTCCACGTCGAAGCTGTCCCGGGAACACGCGGTGTTCGAGCCGATGCTCGGCCTGCTGCTGGTGGCCGGCGGGAAGTACACGACCTACCGGGTGATGGCCTCGGACGTGGTCGACCGGGCCGCCCACCGGATGGGGTCGGTGCGTCCGTCGCGCACCGCCGACCTTCCGCTGCTCGGCGCCGACGGGTACGCGGCGATGTGGCGGGACCGGGCCGACCTGGCCCGCCGGCACGCTGTTCCGGTCGGCGTGGTGGAGCACCTGCTGGAGCGGTACGGCACGCTCACCCTGGAACTGCTCGCCCTGGTCGACGCGGACCCGCTGCTCGCCTCACCGCTGGCCGGCGCGCCCGAGTACCTGGCCGCCGAGGTGACCTACGCGGCCCGCGCCGAGGGAGCGCTGCACCTGGAGGACGTGCTGACCCGGCGTACCCGGATCTCCATCGAGACCGCCCACCGCGGCCTGGAGTCCGCCGAGCACGCCGCGGAGCTGATGGGTGCGGTGCTCGGCTGGGACGCCGAGGTGCGGGCGCGGGAGATCGCGCACTACCGGGCGCGGGTGGAGGCCGAGCGGAACTCCCAGCTCATGCCGGACGACGCGACCGCCGACGCGGCCCGGCTCGGCGCGCCGGACGTCCGGGGCTTCGCCGCGGACCGCGGCGGGGACGGCGACTCGGTTGAACTTCCGTCCTCGTCCCGCTGA
- a CDS encoding co-chaperone GroES: protein MTADKDLDSGLPIRLLHDRVLVRMEGGEGERRSTAGIVIPATAAVGKRLAWATAVGVGPNVRSIVSGDRVLFDPDDRSEVELHGRGYVLLRERDVHAVAAERVEPDSTGLYL, encoded by the coding sequence GTGACCGCCGACAAGGATCTCGACTCCGGCCTGCCGATCCGGCTGCTGCACGATCGCGTGCTGGTGCGCATGGAGGGCGGCGAGGGCGAGCGCCGCTCGACCGCCGGCATCGTGATCCCGGCGACCGCCGCGGTCGGCAAGCGCCTGGCCTGGGCCACCGCCGTCGGCGTGGGGCCGAACGTCCGTTCGATCGTCTCCGGTGACCGGGTGCTCTTCGACCCGGACGACCGCTCGGAGGTCGAGCTGCACGGCCGCGGTTACGTGCTGCTCCGCGAGCGGGACGTGCACGCCGTCGCCGCCGAACGCGTCGAACCGGACTCGACCGGCCTCTACCTCTGA